One Massilia sp. 9096 genomic window carries:
- a CDS encoding LysR substrate-binding domain-containing protein codes for MLRISLDALLTVDTIARRGSFSAAAKELFRVPSTISYTVAKLEEDLGVQIFERFGPRVVLTAAGEELLREGRYLLKAAGDLESRVRRVASGWETEFTLGMDSALAPLGLQDDIRAFYEAADQTRLRIVKEALSGAWESLLDRRVDLLVGAAGEGPSGGGYTAEPIGTLRFVFAVAPTHPLAAIGRRLDKADLAEHRAVSVADSVRLLQARTVGLLFGQDTLSVPDMQTKYDFQLAGLGFGFLPEPWARPDIDRGRLVEKEVEEPKPDETLYMAWRSGEEGQALRWWRERLRACPPVERMLALKGRLNHP; via the coding sequence ATGCTCAGAATCAGCCTCGATGCCCTCCTCACCGTCGACACCATCGCCCGCCGCGGCAGCTTCTCGGCTGCGGCCAAGGAACTGTTCCGGGTGCCCTCGACGATCTCGTACACCGTCGCCAAGCTCGAGGAAGACCTCGGCGTGCAGATCTTCGAGCGCTTCGGCCCGCGCGTGGTGCTCACCGCCGCCGGCGAGGAGCTGCTGCGCGAAGGCCGCTACCTGCTCAAGGCCGCCGGCGACCTGGAAAGCCGGGTACGCCGGGTCGCTTCCGGCTGGGAGACCGAATTCACGCTCGGGATGGATTCGGCCCTGGCCCCGCTCGGCCTGCAGGACGACATCCGCGCCTTTTACGAAGCGGCCGACCAGACCCGCCTGCGCATCGTCAAGGAAGCCCTGTCGGGCGCCTGGGAAAGCCTGCTCGACCGGCGCGTCGACCTGCTGGTCGGCGCCGCCGGCGAAGGCCCGTCCGGCGGCGGCTACACGGCCGAGCCGATCGGCACGCTGCGCTTCGTGTTCGCGGTCGCGCCCACGCATCCGCTGGCCGCCATCGGGCGCCGCCTGGACAAGGCCGACCTGGCCGAACACCGCGCGGTGTCGGTGGCCGATTCGGTGCGCCTGCTACAGGCGCGCACGGTGGGCCTGCTGTTCGGCCAGGACACCTTGAGCGTGCCCGACATGCAGACCAAGTACGACTTCCAGCTGGCCGGCCTGGGCTTCGGCTTCCTGCCCGAACCCTGGGCGCGCCCGGACATCGATCGCGGCCGCCTGGTCGAAAAGGAAGTCGAGGAGCCCAAGCCGGACGAAACCCTGTACATGGCCTGGCGCAGCGGCGAGGAAGGCCAGGCGCTGCGCTGGTGGCGCGAGCGCCTGCGCGCCTGCCCGCCGGTGGAGCGCATGCTGGCGCTCAAGGGCAGGTTGAACCACCCCTGA
- a CDS encoding LLM class flavin-dependent oxidoreductase: MVVPQGSTREAAVLDDPFIWLAALAAAAPGVAIGTAAAVLPLRHPLHVAKAAWSLDRLSGGRLILGLGSGDRPEELTAFGAVAAPEILFRERWGLLRAALAPADEVGDDPAARAMLLDATGGFLPHPPPARRIPMMAVGSARQSLQWIAANADAWATYHREEARQQGRIALWRRALTERAGGARKPFVQSLQLELLDDADAPAEPLELGLRAGSRALLGYFERMAALGVAHMLLNLQGARPVAGQLEELGADVIPQLRKNR, translated from the coding sequence TTGGTCGTCCCGCAGGGCAGCACGCGCGAGGCGGCGGTGCTGGACGATCCCTTCATCTGGCTGGCGGCGCTGGCGGCCGCCGCGCCCGGCGTGGCGATCGGCACGGCGGCGGCAGTGCTGCCGCTGCGCCACCCGCTGCACGTGGCCAAGGCGGCCTGGTCGCTCGACCGGCTCAGCGGCGGGCGCCTGATCCTCGGCCTCGGTTCCGGCGACCGGCCCGAGGAGCTGACCGCGTTCGGCGCCGTGGCCGCGCCCGAGATCCTGTTCCGCGAACGCTGGGGGCTGCTGCGCGCCGCGCTGGCGCCCGCAGATGAGGTGGGCGACGATCCGGCCGCCCGCGCCATGCTGCTGGACGCCACCGGCGGCTTTCTCCCGCACCCCCCGCCGGCGCGGCGCATTCCGATGATGGCCGTGGGCAGCGCGCGCCAGTCGCTGCAATGGATTGCCGCCAACGCCGACGCCTGGGCGACCTACCACCGCGAGGAGGCGCGCCAGCAGGGCCGCATCGCGCTGTGGCGGCGCGCGCTGACCGAGCGCGCGGGCGGGGCGCGCAAACCCTTCGTGCAGTCGCTGCAGCTGGAATTGCTGGACGACGCGGACGCGCCGGCCGAGCCGCTCGAACTCGGCCTGCGCGCCGGCAGCCGCGCCTTGCTCGGCTATTTCGAGCGCATGGCCGCGCTGGGCGTGGCGCACATGCTGCTCAACCTGCAGGGCGCGCGCCCGGTCGCCGGGCAGCTGGAAGAGCTGGGCGCCGACGTCATTCCCCAGCTTCGAAAAAATCGATGA